One stretch of Mangifera indica cultivar Alphonso chromosome 9, CATAS_Mindica_2.1, whole genome shotgun sequence DNA includes these proteins:
- the LOC123226479 gene encoding cyclin-B1-2-like isoform X2: MEAQKNTPHEIGGIQNDALRFGLHGVKSDIVGSHPLEISYQSARKTQEDMKRKILANTYGTAFPLKMDLDRQILSRFQRPPGEIPSSMLGLEALTGSLDDFGFEDYLNENFGLLGASVQTSFPFVSVLIAVPF; this comes from the exons ATGGAGGCACAAAAGAACACTCCACACGAAATCGGAGGTATCCAAAACGACGCGCTTCGATTCGGTCTACATGGCGTCAAAAGTGACATCGTTGGATCTCACCCCCTCGAAATCTCCTATCAATCC GCAAGGAAGACACAAGAGGACATGAAGAGAAAAATCCTTGCGAATACATATGGGACAGCGTTCCCGTTGAAAATGGATCTTGATAGGCAAATTCTTTCGCG ATTTCAGAGGCCTCCAGGGGAAATTCCATCTTCAATGCTAGGTTTGGAGGCTTTGACAGGAAGCTTGGATGATTTTGGTTTTGAGGACTATCTGAATG AGAACTTTGGACTTTTGGGCGCTTCCGTCCAAACTAGCTTTCCTTTTGTTAGTGTCCTCATAGCAGTGCCATTTTAG
- the LOC123226479 gene encoding cyclin-B1-2-like isoform X1 — MEAQKNTPHEIGGIQNDALRFGLHGVKSDIVGSHPLEISYQSARKTQEDMKRKILANTYGTAFPLKMDLDRQILSRFQRPPGEIPSSMLGLEALTGSLDDFGFEDYLNDPRESETLRPLDMHHGMEAHLGLSKGPVAPSFI; from the exons ATGGAGGCACAAAAGAACACTCCACACGAAATCGGAGGTATCCAAAACGACGCGCTTCGATTCGGTCTACATGGCGTCAAAAGTGACATCGTTGGATCTCACCCCCTCGAAATCTCCTATCAATCC GCAAGGAAGACACAAGAGGACATGAAGAGAAAAATCCTTGCGAATACATATGGGACAGCGTTCCCGTTGAAAATGGATCTTGATAGGCAAATTCTTTCGCG ATTTCAGAGGCCTCCAGGGGAAATTCCATCTTCAATGCTAGGTTTGGAGGCTTTGACAGGAAGCTTGGATGATTTTGGTTTTGAGGACTATCTGAATG ATCCTCGAGAATCAGAAACTTTACGGCCACTGGACATGCATCATGGGATGGAAGCACACCTTGGACTTTCCAAGGGACCGGTTGCCCCAAGCTTCATATGA
- the LOC123226473 gene encoding probable translation initiation factor eIF-2B subunit delta isoform X1 has protein sequence MDSRRGSRAVIDPKVRQVGFFTVPQPDLIRTSSSSPPPITNISPSGNSLSPVMIPPPLHSSDALLPRRPPSSVSGDSDFFPPPSPTAAPSQADFGDDVAASPMARASGRGGSGKLHGASSLPGGGFEMAGAIKGGSSVPASGLTTVSVVNLPPGISEKSGGAVSVEVQNERGSSKPLKEKTSKAERRALQEAQRAAKAAAKAEGGKTTSVGGSANAKPAKATKPALQKNEGGGAALPSEKKGSDRPVEKDRKKDVPHPRMQYDDKSRVEKAKKRSVVKPTEARNRVELFRHLPQYEHGTQLPDLESKFFQLDTMHPTVYKVGLQYLSGDICGSNARCIVMLEAFKEAIKDYSTPREKTLCRDLTAKISSYVSFLNECRPISISMGNSIRFLKSRIAKLSLKLSESEAKTTLLSDIDRFINEKIIVADKVIVKHAVTKIRDGDVLLTYGSPSAVEMILLHAHELGKQFRVVIVDSRPKLEGKILLRRLVEKGLCCTYTHINSLSYIMHEVTRVFLGASSVLSNGTIFSRVGTACVAMVAHAFHVPVLVCCEAYKFHERVQLDSICSNELGDPDAISKVHAREDITYLDGWTNRENLQLLNLTYDVTPSDYVSMIITDYGMVPPTSVPVIVREYGRGPLLI, from the exons ATGGACTCACGGCGGGGCTCACGCGCCGTTATCGATCCTAAGGTCCGTCAAGTCGGCTTCTTTACTGTTCCTCAACCCGACCTGATCCGGACCTCGTCGTCTTCTCCTCCACCTATCACCAACATCTCTCCCTCCGGTAATTCACTGTCCCCCGTCATGATCCCTCCTCCGCTTCATTCCTCCGATGCTCTCCTTCCCCGCCGACCTCCCTCGTCCGTGTCGGGAGACTCTGATTTCTTCCCTCCGCCTTCCCCCACCGCCGCGCCGTCCCAGGCCGATTTCGGGGATGACGTGGCGGCGTCTCCGATGGCGAGGGCGAGTGGCAGAGGCGGCTCGGGGAAACTTCACGGCGCTTCGTCGCTCCCCGGTGGGGGGTTCGAGATGGCGGGAGCTATTAAAGGAGGTAGTAGTGTGCCGGCCAGTGGTTTAACCACCGTGTCGGTTGTCAATTTGCCACCGGGGATTTCCG AAAAAAGTGGTGGAGCAGTATCAGTTGAAGTGCAAAATGAGCGAGGAAGTTCAAAGCCATTGAAAGAGAAAACCTCGAAAGCTGAGAGAAGGGCCCTTCAAGAGGCTCAACGTGCTGCAAAGGCTGCTGCCAAAG CTGAAGGAGGTAAGACAACCAGTGTGGGGGGATCGGCGAATGCAAAGCCAGCTAAAGCCACAAAACCAGCTCTGCAAAAGAATGAAGGTGGTGGGGCTGCTCTGCCTTCAGAGAAGAAGGGTAGTGATCGCCCTGTAGAAAAAGATAGGAAAAAAGATGTTCCTCATCCACGCATGCAGTATGATGATAAAAGCCGAGTGGAGAAGGCCAAAAAACGTTCTGTAGTAAAACCAACAGAAGCTAGAAACAGAGTTGAATTGTTCAGGCATTTGCCTCAGTATGAACATGGAACCCAGCTTCCTGATCTtgaatccaagtttttccaacTTGACACAATGCACCCAACTGTTTACAAG GTTGGATTACAGTACTTATCTGGGGACATTTGTGGCAGCAATGCTCGGTGTATTGTGATGCTTGAAGCCTTCAAAGAAGCCATTAAAGATTACTCAACACCGCGTGAAAAAACACTTTGTAGAGACTTAACTGCAAAAATAAGTAGTTATGTTTCTTTTCTTAATGAGTGTCGGCCCATTTCGATTAGCATGGGGAATTCAATAAGGTTTTTAAAGAGTCGAATTGCCAAGTTATCTTTAAAGTTGTCTGAGTCAGAAGCAAAGACAACTCTTCTGTCAGATATTGATCGTTTTATAAATGAGAAGATTATAGTTGCAGACAAAGTGATAGTTAAGCATGCTGTTACAAAAATAAGAGATGGTGATGTTCTTCTAACATATGGTTCACCTTCTGCTGTTGAAATGATACTACTGCATGCCCACGAGCTGGGCAAACAGTTTCGGGTTGTGATAGTAGACTCTCGTCCAAAGCTGGAAGGGAAAATATTACTCCGTAGGTTGGTGGAAAAGGGACTTTGCTGTACATACACTCATATCAATTCTCTCTCATATATCATGCATGAAGTTACTCGAGTTTTTCTGGGTGCTTCATCAGTTTTGTCAAATGGGACGATTTTCTCAAGAGTTGGGACTGCATGTGTTGCTATGGTCGCCCATGCATTTCATGTACCAGTTTTAGTATGCTGTGAAGCATATAAGTTTCATGAAAGGGTGCAGCTTGATTCGATATGCTCTAATGAGCTTG GTGATCCAGATGCTATTTCTAAAGTTCATGCTAGAGAGGATATCACCTACTTGGATGGCTGGACCAATAGGGAAAATCTTCAGCTTTTGAATTTAAC TTACGATGTGACTCCTTCAGATTATGTTTCTATGATAATCACTGATTATGGCATG GTCCCACCCACAAGCGTGCCTGTCATTGTGCGAGAATATGGAAGAGGACCCTTGTTGATATAG
- the LOC123226473 gene encoding translation initiation factor eIF-2B subunit delta isoform X2 — protein sequence MDSRRGSRAVIDPKVRQVGFFTVPQPDLIRTSSSSPPPITNISPSGNSLSPVMIPPPLHSSDALLPRRPPSSVSGDSDFFPPPSPTAAPSQADFGDDVAASPMARASGRGGSGKLHGASSLPGGGFEMAGAIKGGSSVPASGLTTVSVVNLPPGISEKSGGAVSVEVQNERGSSKPLKEKTSKAERRALQEAQRAAKAAAKGGKTTSVGGSANAKPAKATKPALQKNEGGGAALPSEKKGSDRPVEKDRKKDVPHPRMQYDDKSRVEKAKKRSVVKPTEARNRVELFRHLPQYEHGTQLPDLESKFFQLDTMHPTVYKVGLQYLSGDICGSNARCIVMLEAFKEAIKDYSTPREKTLCRDLTAKISSYVSFLNECRPISISMGNSIRFLKSRIAKLSLKLSESEAKTTLLSDIDRFINEKIIVADKVIVKHAVTKIRDGDVLLTYGSPSAVEMILLHAHELGKQFRVVIVDSRPKLEGKILLRRLVEKGLCCTYTHINSLSYIMHEVTRVFLGASSVLSNGTIFSRVGTACVAMVAHAFHVPVLVCCEAYKFHERVQLDSICSNELGDPDAISKVHAREDITYLDGWTNRENLQLLNLTYDVTPSDYVSMIITDYGMVPPTSVPVIVREYGRGPLLI from the exons ATGGACTCACGGCGGGGCTCACGCGCCGTTATCGATCCTAAGGTCCGTCAAGTCGGCTTCTTTACTGTTCCTCAACCCGACCTGATCCGGACCTCGTCGTCTTCTCCTCCACCTATCACCAACATCTCTCCCTCCGGTAATTCACTGTCCCCCGTCATGATCCCTCCTCCGCTTCATTCCTCCGATGCTCTCCTTCCCCGCCGACCTCCCTCGTCCGTGTCGGGAGACTCTGATTTCTTCCCTCCGCCTTCCCCCACCGCCGCGCCGTCCCAGGCCGATTTCGGGGATGACGTGGCGGCGTCTCCGATGGCGAGGGCGAGTGGCAGAGGCGGCTCGGGGAAACTTCACGGCGCTTCGTCGCTCCCCGGTGGGGGGTTCGAGATGGCGGGAGCTATTAAAGGAGGTAGTAGTGTGCCGGCCAGTGGTTTAACCACCGTGTCGGTTGTCAATTTGCCACCGGGGATTTCCG AAAAAAGTGGTGGAGCAGTATCAGTTGAAGTGCAAAATGAGCGAGGAAGTTCAAAGCCATTGAAAGAGAAAACCTCGAAAGCTGAGAGAAGGGCCCTTCAAGAGGCTCAACGTGCTGCAAAGGCTGCTGCCAAAG GAGGTAAGACAACCAGTGTGGGGGGATCGGCGAATGCAAAGCCAGCTAAAGCCACAAAACCAGCTCTGCAAAAGAATGAAGGTGGTGGGGCTGCTCTGCCTTCAGAGAAGAAGGGTAGTGATCGCCCTGTAGAAAAAGATAGGAAAAAAGATGTTCCTCATCCACGCATGCAGTATGATGATAAAAGCCGAGTGGAGAAGGCCAAAAAACGTTCTGTAGTAAAACCAACAGAAGCTAGAAACAGAGTTGAATTGTTCAGGCATTTGCCTCAGTATGAACATGGAACCCAGCTTCCTGATCTtgaatccaagtttttccaacTTGACACAATGCACCCAACTGTTTACAAG GTTGGATTACAGTACTTATCTGGGGACATTTGTGGCAGCAATGCTCGGTGTATTGTGATGCTTGAAGCCTTCAAAGAAGCCATTAAAGATTACTCAACACCGCGTGAAAAAACACTTTGTAGAGACTTAACTGCAAAAATAAGTAGTTATGTTTCTTTTCTTAATGAGTGTCGGCCCATTTCGATTAGCATGGGGAATTCAATAAGGTTTTTAAAGAGTCGAATTGCCAAGTTATCTTTAAAGTTGTCTGAGTCAGAAGCAAAGACAACTCTTCTGTCAGATATTGATCGTTTTATAAATGAGAAGATTATAGTTGCAGACAAAGTGATAGTTAAGCATGCTGTTACAAAAATAAGAGATGGTGATGTTCTTCTAACATATGGTTCACCTTCTGCTGTTGAAATGATACTACTGCATGCCCACGAGCTGGGCAAACAGTTTCGGGTTGTGATAGTAGACTCTCGTCCAAAGCTGGAAGGGAAAATATTACTCCGTAGGTTGGTGGAAAAGGGACTTTGCTGTACATACACTCATATCAATTCTCTCTCATATATCATGCATGAAGTTACTCGAGTTTTTCTGGGTGCTTCATCAGTTTTGTCAAATGGGACGATTTTCTCAAGAGTTGGGACTGCATGTGTTGCTATGGTCGCCCATGCATTTCATGTACCAGTTTTAGTATGCTGTGAAGCATATAAGTTTCATGAAAGGGTGCAGCTTGATTCGATATGCTCTAATGAGCTTG GTGATCCAGATGCTATTTCTAAAGTTCATGCTAGAGAGGATATCACCTACTTGGATGGCTGGACCAATAGGGAAAATCTTCAGCTTTTGAATTTAAC TTACGATGTGACTCCTTCAGATTATGTTTCTATGATAATCACTGATTATGGCATG GTCCCACCCACAAGCGTGCCTGTCATTGTGCGAGAATATGGAAGAGGACCCTTGTTGATATAG
- the LOC123226478 gene encoding transmembrane ascorbate ferrireductase 2-like — protein MAVPAVRFPIFLFIRAIGVIVATLVLSWTVHYRGGLALVSDNKDLIFNVHPVLMVISLVLLNGEAMLAYKTVSGTKSLKKLVHLALQFIAFLLSLIGVWAALKFHNDKGIDNFYSLHSWLGLACLFLFGIQWGAGFVTFWYPGGSRNSRTTLLPWHVFFGVYIYALAVVTATTGILEKATFLQTNHVIARYSTEALLVNSLGILVVALGGFVILALVAPTNGKTEILRSSE, from the exons ATGGCTGTACCTGCGGTTAGGTTTCCGATCTTCCTATTCATACGAGCAATCGGAGTGATTGTGGCAACTCTCGTTCTCTCCTGGACCGTTCATTATCGAGGAGGCTTAGCTCTCGTTTCCGATAACAAAGATCTCATTTTCAAT GTTCATCCTGTGCTCATGGTTATTAGTCTTGTGCTTTTGAATGGCGAAG CCATGCTAGCTTACAAGACAGTTTCAGGGAcaaaaagcttaaaaaaattagttcatCTTGCCCTGCAATTTATTGCCTTTCTTTTAAGCTTGATTGGTGTTTGGGCTGCTCTAAAATTCCACAATGATAAGGGCATTGACAATTTCTACAGCCTGCACTCATGGTTGGGCCTAGCTTGCCTTTTCTTATTCGGCATCCAG TGGGGTGCTGGATTCGTAACCTTTTGGTACCCCGGTGGGTCGAGAAATAGTAGAACTACTCTGCTGCCATGGCATGTATTCTTTGGCGTTTACATATATGCCCTAGCTGTGGTTACTGCCACTACCGGCATCTTAGAGAAAGCCACATTCCTTCAAACTAACCATGTTATAGCTCGTTATTCCACTGAGGCTTTGCTCGTAAACTCCTTGGGTATTTTGGTTGTTGCACTGGGTGGATTTGTTATTCTCGCACTTGTTGCTCCTACAAATGGCAAAACAGAAATTCTCAGATCATCAGAATAG
- the LOC123226482 gene encoding protein decapping 5-like — protein sequence MAATATEATRSSTASADSYIGSLISLTSKSEIRYEGVLFNINTEESSIGLRNVRSFGTEGRRKDGPQVPPSDKIYEYILFRGSDIKDLQVKSSPPVQTTASIHNDPAIIQSHYTQAAITSTSLPSGSGSVPDLTSQSSQLGLSRPTFQGNPSLYQPGGSLGAWGSSPLSTTNGSGLAMPMYWQGFYGSSNGLQDQQQPLLQPPPGLSMLPSMQQSMQYPAMNPSLPMGASNLSASQLSEQRPPLLPPFGTGTLNLHSPMLPAQAPVTVSDSSMNLIPDKASTKTLPPAAPSKSVPLVPLLTAGLDNAAIALPPISEPKTVPGPIMPFQSMSESASSIVGTSSSILNDGKMPSLVTPDQLLQRGLPTVSSSQSSQTAQKDVEVVHLSSTETPPLAVASVAESQEPILPLPSPPEHKTHGPPMYHQHNYRGGRGSGRGNEISRSATRFTEDFDFTAMNEKFNKDEVWGHLGKSNKAQEDEDDLPDEDNVGSSIYENKPVYVKDDFFDSLSCDALDGGSRNGRPRFSEQVKRDTETFGNFHRYHGGRGGRGPYRGGGRSRGSYHGRGYGYASRGRGYGMSDRVS from the exons ATGGCAGCCACTGCCACTGAAGCTACCAGATCTTCTACTGCCTCTGCTGATTCCTACATCGGTAGCTTGATCAGCTTGACTTCTAAGTCCGAGATTCGTTACGAGGGTGTTCTTTTCAACATCAATACTGAGGAATCTAGCATCGGTCTGAGAAACG TGAGATCATTTGGAACAGAAGGACGAAGGAAGGATGGTCCCCAAGTTCCGCCAAGCGATAAAATTTATGAGTACATACTCTTCCGAGGAAGTGACATCAAG GATTTGCAGGTCAAATCTTCCCCACCTGTTCAGACTACAGCATCTATACACAATGATCCAGCTATTATACAG TCTCACTATACTCAAGCAGCAATTACTTCTACAAGCTTGCCTTCTGGTAGTGGATCTGTACCTGATCTGACTTCCCAATCATCACAGCTAGGACTTAGCAGGCCAACATTTCAAGGAAACCCTTCCTTATATCAGCCAGGTGGGAGTTTAGGGGCATGGGGTTCATCACCTCTGTCAACAACAAATGGTAGTGGACTTGCCATGCCAATGTATTGGCAAGGATTCTATGGGTCCTCAAATGGGCTTCAGGACCAGCAGCAACCATTGCTTCAACCACCTCCGGGATTGTCAATGCTGCCTTCAATGCAGCAATCTATGCAATACCCAGCCATGAATCCATCACTCCCTATGGGAGCTTCCAACCTATCAGCTTCTCAGTTGTCAGAACAACGCCCTCCTTTGCTACCACCTTTCGGCACAGGCACCTTGAATTTACACTCTCCAATGCTTCCTGCACAGGCTCCTGTTACAGTTTCTGACTCATCAATGAATCTGATTCCTGATAAGGCTTCTACTAAAACTCTTCCTCCTGCAGCTCCAAGTAAAAGCGTGCCTTTGGTACCTCTATTAACTGCTGGCTTAGATAATGCTGCAATTGCACTACCACCAATTTCTGAACCCAAAACAGTCCCCGGTCCCATTATGCCATTTCAAAGCATGTCTGAATCTGCTTCTTCCATTGTAGGGACATCAAGTTCTATCTTGAATGATGGGAAAATGCCTTCTTTGGTAACCCCTGACCAGCTTTTGCAGCGTGGACTGCCCACAGTATCTTCATCCCAGTCTTCACAAACAGCTCAGAAGGATGTTGAGGTTGTGCATCTATCATCAACAGAAACACCGCCACTGGCAGTAGCATCAGTAGCAGAATCTCAGGAACCAATATTACCTCTACCTTCACCACCTGAGCATAAG ACACATGGACCTCCTATGTATCATCAACATAATTATAGGGGAGGACGTGGAAGCGGAAGAGGAAATGAG ATTTCACGCTCTGCAACCAGATTCACTGAGGATTTTGATTTTACagcaatgaatgaaaaatttaacaaggaTGAAGTATGGGGCCATCTCGGAAAAAGTAACAAAGCTCAAGAAGATGAGGATGATTTACCAGATGAAGACAATGTGGGATCTTCAATATATGAGAACAAG CCTGTTTATGTTAAGGATGACTTTTTTGATTCCTTATCATGTGATGCTCTTGATGGTGGATCTCGTAATGGAAGACCCAGGTTCTCCGAACAAGTTAAAAGAGATACTGAG ACATTTGGCAATTTCCATAGATATCATGGTGGGCGAGGTGGTCGTGGACCTTATCGAGGTGGTGGACGATCACGTGGTTCTTATCATGGAAGGGGCTATGGCTATGCTTCTCGAGGTCGGGGGTATGGCATGTCTGACCGCGTCTCCTAG
- the LOC123225042 gene encoding protein CROWDED NUCLEI 1, producing MFTPQKKVWSGWSLTPRTEKNGTGSGSDGPNLNSIDGTVGKGKSVAIVEPVTPLNGDGPGQETESLAQKISRLENELFEYQYNMGLLLIEKKEWSSKYEDLSQAFEDAKDALKREQAAHLIAITDVEKRKENLRKALGVEKQCVLDLEKALRDLRSEIAEIKFTADSKLAEANALVASIEEKSLEVDVKLRAADAKLAEVSRKNSEIERKSKEVESRESALRMERLSFVGEREAHETTFSQQREDLREWERKLQEGEERVAKGQRIVNQREERANEKDVIFKQKEKYLEEAQKNIDAMNLALKRKEDDIDSRLANLSLKEKEYEAMRNNLEIKEEELLKLEEKLKAREMLETEKLLEEHQARLDAKQQEFDLEIEQKRKSVDDDLKSKVIEVEKKENEINHKEEKIAKRELALDKKLEKFKEKEKDFESKMKALKDREKTIRSEEKNLETEKKQLLADKESFLTLKAELEKLRAENELELLKINEAKDQLKVSEEERAEYLRLQSELKEEIEKCRLQEELLLKETEDLKQQKESFEREWEELDEKRAKVGEELMKVNEQKEKLDKERHSEEERLRKEKQVAEDYIKRELEALEISKESFKASMEHERSVIMEKAESERMQLLRDFELRKRELETDMHNREEELEKDLQQKEKLFEEEKERELSNINYLRDVAGKEMEEMKLERVKLQKEKQENEAHRKHFDEEKVEIRKDIDMLVDLTETLKRQREQLVKERDHFLTFVEKHKSCKNCADITSEYSFSDLVQEIGSADVPPLPSLANDYVNEGVHGNLVATERKNNENTPNVGSGSPVSAGAMSWLRKCTSKILKFSPTKMIDHTAEKELTEEAPPSDEHMTIEEPSNRLGCTSNEPELSFAIGNDSCNVPMVQSETSIREVEVGQDKMVNDQSNINGKVTEVAEDSQPSDLNGRQPRKRVRARVSRTRTVKAVVQDAKALLGEGFNLDETEHPNGNAENSGHEISESRGESRLADKGTRNARKRNRAPASHTTLSEHDADDSEGQSGSVVAGQNKKRRQKVSASVQAPVVTRYNLRRPKTGATGATAKTSSVLNKGREEGSEAVGGAQEDEISYSRVAPSPSVEVVSEYGKSVHLEKRGEVDSSKKLIENMALSEEVNGTPEGAGDYGDMNESKSESHREDGEVGFDSEGDDDEYEHPGEASIGKKLWTFFTT from the exons ATGTTTACTCCGCAGAAGAAGGTGTGGTCCGGTTGGTCGCTTACTCCAAGGACCGAGAAGAACGGCACTGGGTCAGGTTCCGACGGTCCGAATCTGAATTCTATTGATGGGACTGTTGGGAAGGGAAAGAGTGTGGCTATTGTAGAACCAGTCACTCCGCTGAATGGAGACGGGCCTGGCCAAGAAACGGAATCATTGGCCCAGAAGATTTCAAGGCTTGAAAATGAG CTCTTTGAATACCAATACAATATGGGGCTTCTCTTGATTGAGAAAAAGGAGTGGTCTTCTAAGTATGAAGATCTCAGCCAGGCGTTTGAAGATGCAAAGGATGCTCTCAAACGAGAACAGGCAGCCCATTTAATTGCAATAACTGATGTTGAGAAGCGGAAAGAAAATTTGAGGAAGGCTTTGGGTGTTGAAAAGCAGTGTGTGCTTGAT CTGGAGAAGGCTTTGCGTGATTTGCGTTCAGAGATTGCAGAAATCAAGTTTACGGCTGACTCAAAGTTGGCTGAAGCAAATGCTTTGGTAGCCAGCATTGAAGAAAAATCTTTGGAGGTGGATGTAAAGTTGCGTGCTGCTGATGCCAAGCTTGCCGAGGTGAGCaggaagaattcagagattgaAAGGAAGTCAAAAGAGGTGGAATCTCGGGAAAGTGCTCTCCGCATGGAGCGTTTATCCTTCGTTGGCGA GCGAGAAGCGCATGAGACTACTTTTTCCCAGCAGAGGGAAGACTTACGAGAATGGGAAAGAAAATTACAAGAGGGAGAAGAGAGGGTGGCCAAAGGTCAAAGAATTGTTAaccaaagagaagaaagagcAAATGAGAAGGATGTAATATTTAAGCAGAAAGAGAAGTACCTTGAAGAGGCACAAAAGAACATTGATGCAATGAACTTAGCTTTGAAGAGGAAGGAAGATGATATTGACAGCAGGCTAGCAAATCTTAGTTTAAAAGAGAAG GAATATGAGGCTATGAGAAATAATTTAGAGATAAAAGAGGAGGAGCTACTTAAACTGGAAGAAAAGCTGAAAGCTAGAGAAATG CTTGAAACTGAGAAGCTGCTTGAAGAACACCAAGCCAGGTTAGATGCAAAGCAGCAGGAATTTGATTTAGAAATTGAACAAAAGAGGAAATCAGTGGATGATGATCTGAAAAGCAAGGTGATTGAAgtagaaaagaaggaaaatgaaatcaatcaCAAGGAGGAGAAAATTGCCAAAAGAGAGCTGGCATTGGATAAGAAATTAGAGAAGTTTAAGGAGAAAGAGAaggattttgaatcaaaaatgAAAGCTTTGAAGGATAGGGAGAAGACTATCCGTTCCGAGGAGAAGAACTTGGAGACCGAGAAGAAACAACTGCTTGCTGATAAAGAGAGTTTTCTGACTCTTAAGGCTGAACTTGAAAAGTTGAGGGCTGAAAATGAACTAGAACTGTTGAAGATAAATGAAGCAAAGGATCAACTCAAGGTAAGCGAAGAAGAGAGGGCTGAATATCTTCGGTTGCAGTCAGAACTAAAAGAGGAAATAGAGAAGTGCAGGCTTCAGGAAGAACTTCTTTTGAAGGAAACTGAGGATTTAAAACAGCAGAAGGAGAGTTTTGAGAGAGAGTGGGAAGAGCTGGATGAGAAAAGAGCTAAGGTAGGGGAAGAATTGATGAAAGTTAATGAGCAGAAGGAAAAACTAGATAAAGAGAGACATTCTGAAGAAGAAAGGCTGAGAAAAGAAAAGCAGGTGGCTGAGGACTATATCAAAAGAGAGTTGGAAGCTCTTGAAATTTCTAAGGAATCATTTAAAGCCTCCATGGAGCATGAGCGATCTGTGATAATGGAGAAAGCGGAAAGTGAGAGAATGCAACTACTTCGTGATTTTGAGCTACGGAAAAGAGAACTTGAAACTGATATGCACAATAGGGAAGAGGAGTTGGAAAAAGATTTGCAACAGAAGGAGAAATTATTTGAGGAGGAAAAAGAGAGGGAACTAAGCAACATTAACTATTTGAGGGATGTAGCTGGAAAGGAGATGGAAGAAATGAAACTAGAAAGGgttaaattacaaaaagaaaagcaagaaaatgagGCTCACAGAAAGCACTTTGatgaagaaaaagttgaaattagGAAAGACATTGACATGCTGGTTGACCTAACTGAGACATTGAAGAGGCAGCGGGAACAACTTGTGAAGGAGCGAGACCACTTCCTTACCTTTGTTGAGAAACACAAGAGTTGCAAGAACTGTGCTGATATAACTTCTGAATACAGTTTTTCTGATTTAGTCCAGGAAATTGGGAGTGCAGATGTCCCTCCTCTTCCAAGTTTGGCTAACGATTATGTCAATGAAGGTGTTCATGGAAATCTTGTTGCTACGGAGAGGAAAAATAATGAGAACACTCCCAATGTTGGTTCAGGATCCCCTGTTTCTGCTGGAGCTATGTCTTGGCTTCGTAAATGCACTTCAAAGATATTAAAGTTTTCTCCAACTAAGATGATTGACCATACTGCTGAGAAAGAGTTGACAGAGGAGGCACCTCCATCTGATGAGCACATGACTATAGAAGAACCATCAAATAGGTTAGGTTGCACTTCAAATGAGCCAGAGCTATCTTTTGCAATTGGTAATGATTCTTGTAATGTTCCGATGGTCCAATCTGAGACAAGCATCAGGGAGGTTGAAGTTGGCCAGGATAAGATGGTTAATGACCAGAGCAACATCAATGGTAAGGTAACAGAAGTTGCGGAAGATAGCCAGCCTTCTGATTTAAATGGTCGACAGCCTCGGAAGAGAGTCAGGGCCAGAGTTAGTAGAACACGCACTGTGAAGGCAGTTGTGCAAGATGCTAAGGCTTTACTTGGGGAAGGCTTTAACTTAGATGAGACTGAGCATCCAAATGGGAATGCTGAGAATTCTGGCCATGAGATTTCTGAAAGCCGGGGTGAATCCAGGCTTGCTGATAAAGGAACAAGAAATGCACGGAAGCGGAATCGTGCTCCGGCATCTCATACTACATTGAGTGAGCATGATGCTGATGATAGTGAAGGACAATCTGGTAGTGTTGTCGCCGGTCAGAACAAGAAAAGGCGCCAAAAAGTTTCTGCATCTGTGCAGGCTCCAGTTGTGACTCGATATAATCTCCGGCGTCCCAAAAC TGGAGCCACTGGTGCAACCGCTAAAACCTCATCTGTACTAAACAAAGGAAGGGAGGAAGGGTCTGAAGCTGTTGGGGGTGCACAGGAGGATGAAATTTCGTATTCCAGAGTTGCACCTTCTCCATCTGTTGAAGTCGTTAGTGAGTACGGCAAAAGCGTGCATCTAGAGAAG CGTGGCGAGGTGGACTCATCAAAAAAGTTAATTGAGAATATGGCATTGAGTGAAGAGGTGAATGGAACACCAGAGGGAGCGGGTGATTATGGTGACATGAATGAGTCCAAGAGTGAATCTCATAGAGAAGATGGAGAAGTTGGGTTTGACAGCGAGGGGGATGATGATGAGTATGAACATCCTGGCGAAGCCTCAATAGGGAAGAAGCTTTGGACTTTCTTCACAACTTAA